In a genomic window of Leisingera caerulea DSM 24564:
- a CDS encoding SPOR domain-containing protein — MAYFAQAGQGHAYTQGGVQQQDTATGGSYGQQYSDQHLTGQQYTGPGAEPAYGYEDAAYGYQPDGQGYDAQDYAAFAAPAGLRARFSKTLSLLGAAASVALVAGVGFWGYKLVMRDVSGVPVVRAAEGPMREQPANPGGSQADHQGLAVNAVAASGSAEAPADRLTLAPPAIRLTEDDKPLPQLAAETAPAELPAVPAEPGASEGPGVSDDAVASFQNGDIDALVAELAREAETLSAAVPASAQAPAIVQPEPLKPGLAAAAPSPAVLNAPGVKVSLRPSARPARFSPAPVAAAPAARAATVDVDPATLPAGTRLAQLGAYESPEVARAEWDRIHARFADYLEGKQRVIQRAESGGRTFYRLRAMGFAGLSDARRFCSALVAGNADCIPVTTR; from the coding sequence ATGGCGTATTTTGCGCAGGCGGGCCAAGGGCACGCCTATACACAGGGCGGTGTTCAGCAGCAGGACACCGCAACTGGCGGCTCTTACGGGCAGCAGTACTCCGATCAGCATCTTACAGGTCAGCAATACACAGGTCCGGGAGCGGAACCGGCTTACGGTTACGAGGATGCCGCCTACGGGTACCAGCCTGACGGCCAGGGCTATGATGCGCAGGATTACGCTGCTTTCGCTGCGCCCGCCGGGCTGCGGGCGCGATTCTCCAAAACGCTGAGCCTGCTGGGCGCCGCGGCCTCGGTTGCGCTGGTCGCAGGGGTTGGCTTCTGGGGCTACAAGCTGGTGATGCGCGATGTCAGCGGCGTGCCGGTGGTGCGCGCAGCCGAAGGCCCGATGCGCGAACAGCCCGCGAATCCGGGCGGCTCCCAGGCAGATCATCAGGGCCTGGCGGTGAATGCGGTGGCCGCCAGCGGCAGCGCTGAGGCACCGGCTGACCGGCTGACCCTGGCACCGCCCGCGATCCGGCTGACAGAGGACGACAAACCGCTGCCGCAGCTGGCCGCGGAAACCGCACCGGCAGAGCTTCCGGCCGTTCCGGCAGAGCCGGGGGCGTCCGAAGGCCCCGGTGTCAGCGATGACGCGGTGGCCTCTTTCCAGAACGGCGATATCGACGCATTGGTTGCCGAGCTTGCCCGCGAAGCGGAAACGCTGTCGGCTGCGGTGCCTGCCTCGGCGCAGGCGCCTGCCATCGTGCAGCCGGAACCGCTGAAGCCGGGTTTGGCCGCAGCAGCGCCGTCGCCTGCCGTCCTGAATGCGCCCGGCGTCAAAGTCTCGCTGCGGCCATCGGCCCGGCCCGCAAGGTTCAGCCCCGCTCCGGTCGCAGCCGCACCGGCAGCGCGGGCTGCAACTGTCGATGTCGACCCGGCCACCCTCCCGGCCGGCACACGGCTGGCGCAGCTCGGCGCCTATGAGAGCCCGGAAGTCGCGCGCGCCGAATGGGACCGCATCCATGCCCGCTTTGCCGATTACCTGGAAGGCAAACAACGGGTGATCCAGCGCGCCGAAAGCGGCGGCCGCACCTTCTACCGGCTGCGGGCGATGGGCTTTGCCGGTCTGTCGGATGCCCGCCGCTTCTGCTCGGCGCTGGTGGCTGGCAATGCCGACTGCATTCCTGTAACCACGCGGTAA
- the nagZ gene encoding beta-N-acetylhexosaminidase, with protein MTFGATILDADGLRLSADEKAFFRDADPFGFILFARNIADAGQVRALCNDFREAVGRDCPITIDQEGGRVQRLRSPLGREWLPPLEHVQRAGAGAERAMYLRYRLIADELHGLGIDSNCAPIADVACADTHEFLKNRCYGEGAPAVAAIGRAVAQGHLDGGVLPVLKHIPGHGRATADSHLDLPHVASTPDLLEQTDFAAFRALNDLPLGMTAHLVYDAYDSRPATTSPVMMQLIREQIGFDGLVMTDDISMKALKGSLTDITRDSLAAGCDVVLLCNAPLADRIAVAEAAASMSEAAQTRADRALAARKPPADLDIQAAEDELAALMGGQVYG; from the coding sequence ATGACTTTTGGAGCCACCATCCTCGACGCCGACGGCCTGCGCCTGAGCGCAGATGAAAAGGCGTTCTTCCGCGATGCCGATCCCTTCGGCTTTATCCTGTTTGCCCGCAACATCGCAGATGCCGGTCAGGTCCGCGCCCTGTGCAACGACTTCCGCGAGGCGGTGGGGCGCGACTGCCCGATCACCATCGACCAGGAGGGCGGCCGGGTGCAGCGCCTGCGCAGCCCGCTGGGGCGGGAGTGGCTGCCGCCGCTGGAGCATGTGCAGCGGGCGGGCGCCGGCGCCGAACGCGCCATGTACCTGCGCTACCGCCTGATCGCGGATGAGCTGCACGGCCTCGGGATCGACAGCAACTGCGCCCCGATTGCCGATGTGGCCTGCGCGGACACTCATGAGTTCCTGAAAAACCGCTGTTACGGCGAGGGCGCACCGGCCGTGGCCGCGATCGGCCGCGCGGTGGCGCAGGGGCATCTGGACGGCGGCGTGCTGCCGGTGCTGAAGCACATTCCCGGCCACGGCCGCGCCACTGCCGACAGCCATCTGGACCTGCCGCATGTGGCCAGCACCCCGGACCTGCTGGAGCAAACCGATTTCGCTGCCTTCCGCGCGCTGAACGATCTGCCGCTGGGGATGACCGCGCATCTGGTCTATGACGCCTACGACAGCCGCCCGGCCACCACCTCGCCGGTGATGATGCAGCTGATCCGCGAGCAGATCGGCTTTGACGGGCTGGTGATGACGGATGATATTTCGATGAAGGCGCTCAAGGGCTCGCTGACGGATATCACACGTGACTCGCTGGCGGCAGGCTGCGACGTGGTCCTGTTGTGCAACGCCCCGCTGGCCGACCGCATCGCGGTGGCTGAGGCCGCAGCGAGCATGTCAGAGGCAGCGCAAACCCGCGCAGACCGCGCGCTGGCGGCCCGCAAACCCCCTGCGGATCTTGACATTCAGGCCGCCGAAGACGAACTTGCCGCCCTCATGGGCGGGCAGGTGTATGGCTGA
- a CDS encoding segregation and condensation protein A, with product MAEQTLFSDADTSVEERLAAEALIVDVDGFEGPLDLLLTLSRTQKVDLRKISVLELARQYLAFVEKAKELRIELAADYLVMAAWLAFLKSRLLLPPDPEEEGPSGEELAAHLAFQLERLQAMRDAAARLMGRDRLGRDFFARGEVETVARIKTVTYTANLLDLMQAYARIRTKEDFRPFVMDRDSVFTMEEALDRMRHLLGFTGDWTDLISYLPDGWHSDPVKRRSATAATFAASLQLVKEGRLELRQSETFAPIQLRSLNEDT from the coding sequence ATGGCTGAGCAGACACTCTTTTCAGACGCGGACACATCGGTAGAGGAACGGCTGGCGGCCGAGGCCCTGATCGTGGATGTGGACGGCTTCGAAGGTCCGCTCGACCTGCTGCTGACGCTGTCGCGCACCCAGAAGGTGGACCTGCGCAAGATCTCCGTGCTGGAGCTGGCGCGGCAGTACCTGGCCTTTGTCGAAAAGGCCAAGGAGCTGCGGATAGAGCTGGCCGCCGACTATCTGGTGATGGCGGCCTGGCTTGCCTTCCTGAAATCCCGCCTGCTGCTGCCCCCCGACCCGGAGGAGGAGGGCCCCTCGGGCGAGGAACTGGCCGCCCACCTGGCGTTCCAGCTGGAGCGTTTGCAGGCAATGCGCGATGCCGCCGCGCGGCTGATGGGCCGCGACCGGCTGGGCCGCGACTTCTTTGCCCGCGGCGAGGTGGAAACCGTCGCCCGGATCAAGACCGTCACCTATACTGCCAACCTCTTGGATCTGATGCAGGCCTATGCCCGCATCCGCACCAAGGAGGATTTCCGCCCCTTTGTGATGGACCGCGACTCGGTCTTCACCATGGAGGAGGCGCTGGACCGGATGCGCCACCTCTTGGGCTTTACCGGCGATTGGACCGACTTGATCAGCTACCTGCCGGACGGCTGGCACAGCGACCCGGTCAAGCGGCGGTCGGCCACCGCGGCGACCTTTGCCGCCTCGCTGCAGCTGGTCAAGGAAGGCAGGCTTGAACTGCGCCAGAGCGAAACATTTGCGCCGATCCAGCTGCGCAGCCTGAACGAGGATACCTGA